The Streptomyces sp. NBC_01255 genome window below encodes:
- a CDS encoding glycosyltransferase family 2 protein, which produces MTRLSVVVPCYNEEDVVERFDARMRQVLDGLPVGYEICYVDDGSSDGTLGKLRAIAARHPHRTQYASFSRNFGKEAAMLAGLRKSTGDAVVIMDADLQHPPELLARMLDLYQQGHDQVMARRTREGDKKLRSALSRVYYRAVNRWVDVELTDGVGDFRLLSRPAVDALLSLPEYNRFSKGLFSWIGFDTVTFDYQNAAREGGETKWKFSSLLNYGMDGLISFNNRPLRIALWLGMMLSGLAVLYAAWVAVAAITQGVTAPGYVTLVAIIVGLGGVQMVMLGLIGEYIGRIYYETKRRPHFLVKETHRSFGRGAAERAAAERIRVVATDREH; this is translated from the coding sequence ATGACCAGGCTTTCCGTCGTCGTCCCCTGCTACAACGAGGAGGACGTCGTCGAACGGTTCGACGCGCGCATGCGCCAGGTGCTCGACGGCCTCCCGGTCGGCTACGAGATCTGTTACGTGGACGACGGCAGCTCCGACGGAACCCTCGGCAAGCTGCGCGCGATCGCCGCCCGGCACCCGCACCGCACCCAGTACGCCTCCTTCAGCCGTAACTTCGGCAAGGAGGCCGCCATGCTCGCCGGCCTGCGCAAGTCCACCGGTGACGCCGTGGTGATCATGGACGCCGATCTCCAGCACCCGCCCGAGCTCCTCGCGCGCATGCTCGACCTCTACCAGCAGGGTCACGACCAGGTCATGGCGCGGCGGACCCGTGAGGGGGACAAGAAGCTCCGCTCGGCGCTCAGCCGCGTGTACTACCGGGCCGTCAATCGCTGGGTCGACGTGGAACTCACCGACGGGGTCGGGGACTTCCGGCTGCTGTCCCGCCCCGCCGTCGACGCCCTGCTCTCGCTGCCCGAGTACAACCGCTTCTCCAAGGGTCTCTTCTCCTGGATCGGCTTCGACACCGTCACCTTCGACTACCAGAACGCCGCGCGCGAGGGCGGCGAGACGAAGTGGAAGTTCAGCTCCCTGCTCAACTACGGCATGGACGGGCTGATCTCCTTCAACAACCGCCCGCTGCGCATCGCGCTCTGGCTGGGCATGATGCTCAGCGGCCTCGCCGTCCTGTACGCGGCCTGGGTGGCCGTCGCGGCGATCACCCAGGGCGTCACCGCACCCGGATACGTCACCCTGGTCGCGATCATCGTGGGGCTCGGGGGAGTACAGATGGTGATGCTGGGGCTGATCGGCGAGTACATCGGCCGGATCTACTACGAGACGAAACGGCGGCCGCACTTCCTCGTGAAGGAGACCCACCGCTCCTTCGGGCGGGGGGCGGCCGAGCGTGCCGCCGCCGAGCGCATCCGCGTCGTGGCCACCGACAGGGAGCACTGA
- the galE gene encoding UDP-glucose 4-epimerase GalE, translating into MTWLITGGAGYIGSHVVKAMTEAGERVVVVDDLSTGNPARVPQGVALEKGSVLDREFLDRVLREHAVKGIVHLAAKKQVGESVELPLFYYRENVTGLQTILEAAAGAGVKSFLFSSSASVYGMPDVDLVTEDTECLPLSPYGETKLVGEWMARAVGQAHGISTACLRYFNVAGAAAPELADTGVFNLVPMVFERLDAGESPRIFGDDYPTPDGTCIRDYIHVADIADAHLAAARTLAAAGEAGETAALTLNIGRGEGVSVREMVDLINEITGHSVEPLVTPRRPGDPARVVASAERIESELGWKARHDVRSMISSAWEGWSANRSSRTA; encoded by the coding sequence ATGACCTGGCTCATCACCGGCGGCGCCGGATACATCGGTTCCCACGTCGTCAAAGCAATGACCGAGGCCGGCGAGCGTGTCGTCGTGGTCGACGACCTCAGCACGGGCAACCCGGCGCGCGTCCCCCAGGGCGTCGCGCTCGAGAAGGGCTCGGTCCTGGACCGCGAGTTCCTCGACCGGGTGCTGCGCGAGCACGCGGTCAAGGGCATCGTCCACCTGGCGGCCAAGAAGCAGGTCGGCGAGTCGGTCGAGCTGCCGCTGTTCTACTACCGCGAGAACGTGACGGGTCTGCAGACCATCCTGGAGGCCGCCGCCGGCGCCGGGGTGAAGAGCTTCCTCTTCTCCTCCTCCGCCTCCGTCTACGGCATGCCCGACGTGGACCTCGTCACCGAGGACACCGAGTGCCTGCCGCTCAGCCCGTACGGCGAGACCAAGCTCGTCGGCGAGTGGATGGCGCGGGCGGTCGGCCAGGCCCACGGGATCTCCACCGCCTGCCTGCGGTACTTCAACGTGGCGGGCGCCGCGGCCCCCGAGCTCGCCGACACCGGTGTCTTCAACCTGGTGCCGATGGTCTTCGAGCGGCTCGACGCCGGCGAGTCCCCGCGCATCTTCGGTGACGACTACCCGACGCCGGACGGCACCTGCATCCGCGACTACATCCACGTCGCCGACATCGCGGACGCCCACCTCGCGGCGGCCCGCACGCTCGCCGCGGCGGGCGAGGCCGGCGAGACGGCCGCGCTGACCCTGAACATCGGGCGCGGCGAGGGCGTGTCGGTGCGCGAGATGGTCGACCTGATCAACGAGATCACCGGTCACAGCGTCGAGCCCCTCGTCACCCCGCGCCGGCCGGGCGACCCGGCCCGCGTGGTCGCCTCCGCGGAGCGCATCGAGTCGGAGCTCGGCTGGAAGGCGCGTCACGACGTCCGCTCCATGATCAGCTCCGCCTGGGAGGGCTGGAGCGCGAACCGGTCGTCCCGCACGGCGTAG
- a CDS encoding SCO2584 family spore wall biosynthesis protein: MPDDVGGTPFPDGGDPEDSVDRGGASEDFAAVVFDEAFVRAATVHEPSAVERLLAAAQARAEAESARARAGGGSADDDPYEDGRDPVGLTYEPDDIGDDASPYGRHGGALRPYRGSPRWHRPVAWALALLMGIGMVALAFSAVYRGAVANRQDRIPPPATTGVDTPNPAPAPPAAYAPPRVSVAPRTP, translated from the coding sequence GTGCCGGACGACGTGGGGGGCACGCCGTTTCCGGACGGCGGGGACCCTGAGGACTCTGTCGACCGCGGAGGCGCGTCCGAGGACTTCGCCGCCGTGGTCTTCGACGAGGCCTTCGTACGGGCCGCCACGGTGCACGAGCCGAGCGCCGTCGAGCGACTCCTCGCCGCTGCCCAGGCCCGCGCCGAGGCCGAATCCGCCCGGGCCCGCGCCGGCGGCGGATCCGCCGACGACGACCCCTACGAGGACGGCCGCGACCCCGTCGGCCTCACCTACGAGCCCGACGACATCGGGGACGACGCCAGCCCCTACGGCCGCCACGGAGGCGCCCTGCGCCCCTACCGGGGCAGCCCTCGCTGGCACCGGCCCGTCGCCTGGGCCCTGGCCCTCCTCATGGGCATCGGCATGGTCGCCCTCGCCTTCAGCGCCGTCTATCGCGGCGCCGTCGCCAACCGCCAGGACCGGATCCCCCCGCCTGCCACCACCGGCGTGGACACCCCGAACCCGGCCCCCGCCCCGCCCGCCGCATACGCGCCGCCGCGGGTCTCCGTCGCTCCCCGTACACCCTGA
- a CDS encoding GtrA family protein: MASGTSGAGGARAVGGARRARLAEIFRFALVGGVNTCTFFGCYLLLHPWMPYFAAYSLAFLLSMIGSFFLNTYFTYRTRPTWKKFALFPLTNVTNYLVQSVGLYALVTWAGMDDRIAPLVAAVVAIPFTYLISQRILVPRKPPEGPDGSGPENGMDERQPSRLA, encoded by the coding sequence ATGGCGTCCGGCACGTCCGGCGCGGGGGGCGCGCGGGCCGTGGGGGGCGCGCGGCGGGCGCGGCTGGCCGAGATCTTCCGGTTCGCACTGGTCGGCGGCGTCAACACCTGCACGTTCTTCGGGTGTTACCTGCTGCTCCATCCCTGGATGCCGTACTTCGCCGCGTACTCCCTCGCCTTCCTCCTCAGCATGATCGGCTCCTTCTTCCTCAACACCTACTTCACCTACCGCACCCGGCCGACGTGGAAGAAGTTCGCCCTCTTCCCCCTCACCAACGTCACGAACTACCTCGTGCAGAGCGTCGGCCTGTACGCGCTCGTCACCTGGGCCGGCATGGACGACAGGATCGCGCCCCTCGTCGCGGCCGTCGTCGCGATCCCGTTCACCTATCTGATCTCCCAGCGGATCCTGGTGCCCCGCAAGCCGCCCGAGGGCCCGGACGGGTCCGGTCCAGAGAACGGAATGGACGAGCGGCAGCCCTCCCGGCTCGCGTAG
- a CDS encoding bifunctional glycosyltransferase/CDP-glycerol:glycerophosphate glycerophosphotransferase — protein MPTSDVPDVSVVVIVYNDEERLPRAVRSVLDQTLNNLEVIIADDCSTDGTERVARALEAADPRVRYARLEENSGGCSAPRNRGIAIARAPYVMFLDSDDELPRHACKSMLLVAEEAGVDFVTGEVTRLYEASDTTGLWYPHLFAEQRVVAGIAERPEYFFDHLSTNKLYRTGFIRDNGLAFPEGIHYEDQLFSAQAYTLAETFAVVPWSVYTWRLAPESVSISSSRHKIQNVRDRIGVARLIDAWLEERGETGLRAEKDHKFLRHDFRLYLGDLPFRDGDWIAEFAAEVTPYLDEISDETYERLSREERVCLHLLRTGRLEEAAVAARQFGRPQLAPRAVTEVDGVPYWGDVAPADAASRSELDLGEWHLREQALGTGRLRHELTSVSMLGPVLRLEIRTYDPVGLITEDTRASVKLAAHKTPLTVPLTLVPDGDGLYVSKAELDLRKVPVGKVGVATRRHPVIALEQDGARRTDILLARHDQPDFRATLRYHKFGIHHLRVQAEQKGAGRLEVTWQRSGVLKSLEPLGPYARKTKAKVGKVKKILVGNEGKATAYDAVARLPRKRGLAVFEAVEGRGYADNPRYVYEELKRRALPIDVVWAYSGSRDSFPDDVTLVKRGSFAYGRALARATYWVDSHNLPYLYAKPKGTRYLQTWHGQTFKAMGFDVPSLRGASEIEKGRFRAAVGRWDALVCPSAEFERTFVPAFEVQADLIRSGYPRNDVLVRWAEPEQRARAAAAREALDIPAGRKVLLYAPTFRDAARRTGQSIRVDFEALASYLSDEWTVVVRAHPYDRFTVAPELGHFLRDGSAFADVNDLMLASDAVLTDYSSLMFDYANTGRPILLYTDDYEDYKGGERGTYYDLEEIAPGPMLTTTEDLAAAVLDLEGVRERHAQRYARFQEMFCSYETGHASKLVVDAFFEGGTHD, from the coding sequence ATGCCGACTAGCGACGTCCCCGATGTGAGCGTCGTCGTCATCGTCTACAACGATGAGGAACGGCTCCCGCGAGCGGTTCGGTCCGTACTCGACCAGACCCTGAACAATCTCGAAGTGATCATCGCCGACGACTGCTCGACCGATGGCACCGAGCGTGTCGCGCGCGCCCTGGAGGCCGCCGACCCCCGCGTGCGGTACGCGCGCCTGGAGGAGAACAGCGGCGGCTGCAGCGCCCCCCGCAATCGCGGCATCGCGATCGCCCGCGCCCCGTACGTCATGTTCCTCGACAGCGACGACGAACTGCCGCGGCACGCCTGCAAGAGCATGCTGCTCGTCGCCGAGGAGGCCGGCGTCGACTTCGTGACCGGTGAGGTGACCCGGCTCTACGAGGCCTCCGACACCACGGGCCTGTGGTACCCGCACCTCTTCGCCGAGCAGCGGGTCGTGGCGGGCATCGCCGAGCGGCCCGAGTACTTCTTCGACCACCTGTCGACGAACAAGCTCTACCGAACCGGCTTCATCCGGGACAACGGGCTCGCCTTCCCCGAGGGCATCCACTACGAGGACCAGCTGTTCTCCGCGCAGGCGTACACGCTCGCGGAGACCTTCGCCGTCGTGCCGTGGTCCGTCTACACCTGGCGCCTCGCACCGGAGAGCGTCTCCATCTCGTCGAGCCGGCACAAGATCCAGAACGTCCGCGACCGCATCGGCGTGGCCCGGCTGATCGACGCCTGGCTGGAGGAGCGCGGCGAGACCGGGCTCCGTGCCGAGAAGGACCACAAGTTCCTCCGTCACGACTTCCGCCTGTACCTCGGCGACCTGCCGTTCCGAGACGGCGACTGGATCGCGGAGTTCGCAGCCGAGGTCACCCCGTACCTCGACGAGATCTCCGACGAGACCTACGAGCGGCTCTCGCGCGAGGAGCGCGTCTGCCTCCATCTGCTGCGCACCGGCAGGCTGGAGGAGGCCGCCGTGGCCGCCCGCCAGTTCGGCCGGCCGCAGCTCGCGCCCCGTGCCGTGACCGAGGTGGACGGCGTCCCCTACTGGGGCGACGTCGCACCCGCCGACGCCGCGAGCCGCAGCGAGCTGGACCTCGGCGAGTGGCACCTGCGCGAGCAGGCCCTCGGCACCGGGCGCCTGCGGCACGAGCTGACCTCCGTGTCGATGCTCGGCCCGGTCCTGCGCCTGGAGATCCGTACGTACGACCCGGTCGGCCTGATCACCGAGGACACCCGGGCCTCGGTCAAACTCGCCGCCCACAAGACGCCGCTGACGGTGCCGCTCACGCTCGTCCCGGACGGCGACGGCCTGTACGTGTCCAAGGCCGAGCTGGACCTGCGGAAGGTCCCGGTCGGCAAGGTCGGCGTGGCGACCCGCCGCCACCCGGTGATCGCCCTGGAGCAGGACGGCGCGCGGCGTACGGACATCCTGCTCGCCCGGCACGACCAGCCCGACTTCCGCGCCACCCTCCGGTACCACAAGTTCGGCATCCACCACCTGCGGGTCCAGGCCGAACAGAAGGGCGCGGGCCGCCTCGAGGTGACCTGGCAGCGCTCCGGCGTCCTGAAGTCCCTCGAACCGCTCGGCCCCTACGCCCGCAAGACCAAGGCCAAGGTCGGCAAGGTCAAGAAGATCCTCGTCGGCAACGAGGGCAAGGCGACGGCCTACGACGCCGTCGCCAGGCTTCCGCGCAAGCGCGGCCTGGCCGTCTTCGAGGCGGTGGAGGGCCGCGGCTACGCGGACAACCCCCGCTACGTCTACGAGGAGCTCAAGCGCCGTGCCCTCCCGATCGACGTGGTCTGGGCGTACTCGGGAAGCCGGGACTCCTTCCCCGACGACGTCACGCTCGTGAAGCGCGGCAGCTTCGCCTACGGCCGCGCGCTGGCCCGGGCCACGTACTGGGTGGACTCGCACAACCTGCCGTACCTGTACGCGAAGCCCAAGGGCACCCGGTACCTCCAGACCTGGCACGGCCAGACCTTCAAGGCGATGGGCTTCGACGTCCCGTCGCTGCGCGGTGCCTCGGAGATCGAGAAGGGGCGGTTCCGCGCCGCCGTCGGCCGCTGGGACGCGCTCGTCTGCCCGAGCGCCGAGTTCGAGCGGACCTTCGTCCCGGCCTTCGAGGTCCAGGCCGACCTGATCCGCTCCGGCTACCCGCGCAACGACGTGCTCGTGCGCTGGGCGGAGCCGGAGCAGCGGGCCAGGGCGGCCGCCGCCCGCGAGGCCCTGGACATCCCGGCCGGCCGCAAGGTGCTGCTCTACGCCCCGACCTTCCGCGACGCGGCCCGCCGCACCGGACAGTCGATCCGGGTGGACTTCGAGGCGCTGGCCTCGTACCTGTCCGACGAGTGGACCGTCGTCGTGCGCGCCCACCCGTACGACCGGTTCACGGTCGCCCCGGAACTCGGCCACTTCCTCCGGGACGGCTCGGCGTTCGCCGACGTCAACGACCTGATGCTGGCCTCGGACGCGGTCCTCACGGACTACTCGTCGCTGATGTTCGACTACGCGAACACCGGTCGCCCGATACTGCTGTACACGGACGACTACGAGGACTACAAGGGCGGCGAGCGGGGCACGTACTACGACCTCGAGGAGATCGCGCCGGGGCCGATGCTGACGACCACCGAAGACCTCGCCGCCGCCGTGCTGGACCTGGAGGGCGTGCGGGAGCGGCACGCCCAGCGCTACGCGCGCTTCCAGGAGATGTTCTGCTCGTACGAGACCGGCCACGCGAGCAAACTGGTGGTCGACGCTTTTTTCGAAGGCGGCACCCATGACTGA
- the proB gene encoding glutamate 5-kinase: MTEARRIVVKVGSSSLTTASGGLDADRVDALVDVLAKVRSGGEKEIVLVSSGAIAAGLAPLGLTRRPKDLARQQAAASVGQGLLVARYTASFARYGVRVGQVLLTTDDTSRRAHYRNAYRTLDQLLAMGALPVVNENDTVATDEIRFGDNDRLAALVAHLVRADLLVLLSDVDGLYDGDPAKPGTARIAQVTGPQDIAHVEIGAAGKAGVGTGGMVTKVEAARIAAAAGTPVVLTSASRAADALAGRDTGTYFHPTGRRSADRLLWLAHASTPQGSLTLDAGAVRAVVEGKKSLLAAGIAGVEGDFVAGDPVELRDTEGRAVARGLVNFDAKEIPQLLGRSTPELARELGPEYEREVVHRDDLVVIR, from the coding sequence GTGACGGAGGCCCGCAGGATCGTCGTCAAGGTCGGCTCCTCCTCGCTCACCACCGCCTCCGGAGGCCTCGACGCCGACCGCGTCGACGCCCTCGTGGACGTCCTCGCCAAGGTCCGGAGCGGTGGCGAGAAGGAGATCGTCCTCGTCTCCTCCGGCGCCATCGCGGCAGGTCTCGCTCCGCTCGGCCTCACCCGCCGCCCCAAGGACCTCGCCCGCCAGCAGGCCGCCGCCAGCGTCGGCCAGGGCCTCCTCGTCGCCCGCTACACCGCCTCCTTCGCCCGCTACGGCGTCCGCGTCGGCCAGGTCCTCCTCACCACGGACGACACCAGCCGCCGCGCCCACTACCGCAACGCCTACCGGACGCTCGACCAGCTCCTCGCCATGGGCGCGCTGCCCGTCGTCAACGAGAACGACACCGTCGCCACGGACGAGATCCGCTTCGGCGACAACGACCGGCTCGCCGCCCTCGTCGCCCACCTCGTCCGGGCGGACCTGCTCGTCCTGCTCTCCGACGTCGACGGGCTGTACGACGGCGACCCGGCCAAGCCCGGCACGGCGCGGATCGCGCAGGTCACCGGCCCCCAGGACATCGCCCACGTCGAGATCGGCGCGGCGGGCAAGGCCGGCGTCGGCACCGGCGGCATGGTCACCAAGGTCGAGGCGGCCCGGATCGCCGCCGCCGCCGGCACCCCCGTGGTCCTCACCTCCGCGAGCCGCGCCGCCGACGCCCTCGCGGGCCGTGACACCGGCACGTACTTCCACCCCACCGGCCGCCGCTCCGCCGACCGGCTCCTCTGGCTCGCCCACGCGTCCACCCCGCAGGGCTCCCTGACCCTCGACGCCGGAGCCGTACGGGCCGTCGTCGAGGGCAAGAAGTCCCTGCTCGCGGCCGGTATCGCGGGCGTCGAGGGCGACTTCGTCGCCGGTGACCCCGTCGAACTCCGCGACACCGAGGGACGGGCCGTCGCCCGCGGACTCGTCAACTTCGACGCCAAGGAGATCCCCCAGCTCCTCGGCCGGTCCACCCCCGAGCTCGCCAGGGAACTCGGCCCTGAGTACGAGCGCGAGGTCGTCCACCGCGACGACCTGGTCGTCATCCGCTGA
- a CDS encoding glutamate-5-semialdehyde dehydrogenase, with translation MTSLTPLDNLSPVTRAAYRARGAAAEIAPLPRSAKDDALLAIADALEVRTAEIVEANAEDIAKAREAGTDEGIIDRLTLTPERVRAIAADVRHVAALPDPVGEVVRGSTLPNGIDLRQVRVPLGVVGIIYEARPNVTVDAAALCLKSGNAVLLRGSSSAYASNTALVKVLRDAVGGAGLPADAIQLVPGESRESVRELMRARGLVDVLIPRGGASLIRTVVEESTVPVIETGTGNCHVYVDANADLDMAVDILVNSKAQRPSVCNAAETLLVHQDIADAFLPRALDALAEAGVTVHADERVLAHAPASKATVVPATPEDWETEYLSYDIAAAVVDSLDKAVEHIRTWSSGHTEAIVTTSQAAARRFTQLVDSTTVAVNASTRFTDGGQFGFGAEIGISTQKLHARGPMGLPELTSTKYIVTGDGHVR, from the coding sequence ATGACCTCGCTCACGCCCCTCGACAACCTCTCCCCGGTCACCCGGGCCGCCTACCGGGCCCGTGGCGCCGCCGCCGAAATCGCGCCACTCCCGCGCTCGGCCAAGGACGATGCCCTGCTGGCGATCGCGGACGCCCTCGAAGTCCGTACCGCCGAGATCGTCGAGGCCAACGCCGAGGACATCGCCAAGGCCCGCGAGGCCGGCACCGACGAGGGCATCATCGACCGGCTCACCCTCACGCCCGAGCGCGTCCGGGCCATCGCCGCCGACGTCCGCCACGTCGCCGCGCTGCCCGACCCCGTCGGCGAAGTCGTCCGCGGCTCGACCCTCCCCAACGGCATCGACCTCCGCCAGGTCCGCGTCCCGCTCGGCGTCGTCGGCATCATCTACGAGGCCCGCCCCAACGTCACCGTGGACGCCGCCGCCCTCTGCCTCAAGTCCGGCAACGCCGTCCTGCTCCGCGGTTCGTCCTCCGCGTACGCCTCCAACACCGCCCTGGTGAAGGTCCTGCGCGACGCCGTCGGCGGCGCCGGACTGCCCGCCGACGCCATCCAGCTCGTCCCCGGCGAGTCCCGCGAATCGGTCCGCGAGCTGATGCGCGCCCGCGGCCTCGTCGACGTCCTCATCCCGCGCGGCGGCGCCTCCCTCATCCGCACCGTCGTCGAGGAGTCCACCGTCCCGGTCATCGAGACCGGCACCGGCAACTGCCACGTCTACGTCGACGCCAACGCCGACCTCGACATGGCCGTCGACATCCTGGTCAACTCCAAGGCCCAGCGGCCCAGCGTCTGCAACGCCGCCGAGACCCTCCTCGTCCACCAGGACATCGCCGACGCCTTCCTGCCCCGGGCCCTCGACGCCCTCGCCGAGGCCGGCGTCACCGTCCACGCCGACGAGCGGGTCCTCGCCCACGCCCCGGCCTCCAAGGCCACCGTCGTACCGGCCACGCCCGAGGACTGGGAGACCGAGTACCTGTCGTACGACATCGCCGCCGCCGTCGTCGACTCCCTCGACAAGGCCGTGGAGCACATCCGCACGTGGTCGTCCGGTCACACCGAGGCGATCGTCACCACCTCGCAGGCCGCGGCGCGCCGTTTCACCCAGCTGGTCGACTCCACCACGGTGGCCGTGAACGCCTCCACCCGGTTCACGGACGGCGGGCAGTTCGGATTCGGCGCCGAGATCGGCATCTCCACGCAGAAGCTCCACGCCCGGGGCCCCATGGGGCTTCCCGAGCTGACCTCGACCAAGTACATCGTCACCGGCGACGGTCACGTTCGATAA
- a CDS encoding SCO2583 family membrane protein has translation MAGRGDPPEGTPEGLPGGGEDEYRSVVFDEAFVRAARLQEFSAQERMGEYAQAVRSRAAREGRTGSRQAVLLVLLILLAFGTAIYLGVRNPYQPPVDQRAAPLRTTVVPLAPQGTVPGGQPDQLFDHSPVAEYRTGAAGINLPVVGRTSHFAESQVVTALAIAKDYLVASSLEPDTLSGTTVRPVRLLLDPDQLEQFDRSVESPADDGRHALAGWLVRFDPRQVALADPGTRVQGTLRFEESGPDTLDVTADHTFTYALRPATEGAGPAAAASLFTVHRVVHFRFDREDLRMHRAELLASTVEAGPQACGPGSTGILKPLLAGARAPEAGGPAVTDPYATTRPAAPSLCGALAPSAQPSL, from the coding sequence ATGGCAGGGCGTGGCGACCCGCCTGAGGGGACACCCGAGGGTCTCCCCGGCGGTGGTGAGGACGAATACCGATCCGTCGTCTTCGACGAGGCGTTCGTCCGTGCTGCCCGCCTCCAGGAGTTCTCCGCCCAGGAGCGGATGGGGGAGTACGCCCAGGCCGTCCGGTCCCGGGCCGCCCGGGAGGGCCGAACCGGCTCCCGCCAGGCCGTCCTGCTGGTCCTGCTGATCCTCCTCGCCTTCGGCACCGCCATCTACCTGGGCGTGCGCAACCCGTACCAGCCCCCCGTCGACCAGCGGGCCGCACCGCTGCGGACCACCGTGGTCCCGCTCGCCCCGCAGGGCACCGTCCCCGGCGGGCAGCCCGATCAGCTCTTCGACCACAGCCCGGTCGCCGAGTACCGCACGGGAGCCGCCGGCATCAATCTGCCCGTCGTCGGACGCACCTCCCACTTCGCCGAGAGCCAGGTCGTCACCGCCCTCGCCATCGCCAAGGACTACCTCGTCGCCTCGTCCCTGGAGCCCGACACCCTCTCCGGGACGACCGTGCGGCCCGTCCGGCTGCTGCTCGACCCCGACCAGCTGGAGCAGTTCGACCGGAGCGTCGAGTCACCGGCCGACGACGGACGGCACGCCCTCGCCGGCTGGCTCGTCCGCTTCGACCCGCGGCAGGTCGCGCTCGCCGACCCCGGCACCCGCGTGCAGGGCACGCTCCGCTTCGAGGAGTCCGGTCCGGACACGCTGGACGTCACCGCCGACCACACGTTCACCTACGCGCTGCGCCCGGCGACCGAGGGCGCCGGACCGGCCGCCGCGGCCTCGCTCTTCACCGTCCACCGCGTGGTGCACTTCCGCTTCGACCGTGAAGACCTGCGCATGCACCGGGCCGAGCTGCTGGCCAGCACGGTGGAGGCCGGACCGCAGGCGTGCGGCCCCGGCTCCACCGGCATCCTGAAGCCGCTCCTGGCCGGAGCGCGGGCCCCGGAGGCGGGCGGGCCGGCGGTCACCGACCCGTACGCCACGACCAGGCCCGCGGCCCCGTCCCTCTGCGGTGCGCTGGCGCCGAGCGCTCAGCCCTCGCTCTGA
- a CDS encoding glycosyltransferase — protein sequence MTEASPARNVFFVGVDVDSMGGSQRVLHTLAQGMGERGHRVELIGIRPSPEPFPYNATRAYRHATLYPLAAAPRPPVRTVGDRLSLARRADARRARAAREHARAEMQRRLSAVEDGYVVFGSPWAVDWVMPLEWRHLKGIGQYHESFAQARRSANLKLIRRHYPALEQTLVLSQGDAVEFVNQRVPNVRVMPNPLPFYPDERAPLDTRRIGAVGRLDPIKRYDRMIEAFAQARASGRGAGGRGAGREGWELHLFGDGPLENELRMKAEDLGVADQVVLRGTVKDMAAAYRELSVVAISSEREGRPMALAEAAACGVPCVSFDVSGGVRELVDDGVTGTLVPPGDVPGLAAAFGELMDDAGLRRRYGEAGREHVARLSLPSVLDRWDAVFAEIER from the coding sequence ATGACTGAGGCCTCCCCTGCCCGCAACGTGTTCTTCGTCGGTGTCGACGTCGACTCGATGGGCGGATCCCAGCGGGTGCTGCACACCCTCGCCCAGGGCATGGGCGAGCGGGGCCACCGCGTCGAGCTGATCGGCATCCGGCCGAGCCCCGAGCCCTTCCCGTACAACGCCACGCGCGCGTACCGCCATGCGACGCTCTATCCGCTGGCCGCGGCCCCCAGGCCGCCGGTGCGGACGGTCGGCGACCGGCTCAGCCTGGCGCGGCGTGCCGACGCCCGCCGGGCGCGGGCCGCCCGCGAGCACGCGCGGGCGGAGATGCAGCGCCGGCTGTCGGCGGTCGAGGACGGCTACGTCGTCTTCGGTTCGCCGTGGGCGGTGGACTGGGTCATGCCGCTGGAGTGGCGTCATCTGAAGGGCATCGGGCAGTACCACGAGTCCTTCGCGCAGGCCCGGCGCAGCGCCAACCTGAAGCTGATCCGGCGCCACTACCCGGCCCTGGAGCAGACCCTGGTCCTCTCCCAGGGGGACGCGGTCGAGTTCGTCAACCAGCGCGTGCCGAACGTGCGGGTCATGCCGAACCCGCTGCCGTTCTACCCGGACGAGCGGGCCCCGCTCGACACCCGCAGGATCGGCGCGGTCGGCCGGCTCGACCCGATCAAGCGGTACGACCGGATGATCGAGGCCTTCGCCCAGGCCCGCGCGAGCGGCCGGGGCGCGGGCGGCCGGGGCGCGGGTCGTGAGGGCTGGGAGCTGCACCTCTTCGGCGACGGTCCGCTGGAGAACGAGCTGCGGATGAAGGCCGAGGACCTCGGCGTCGCCGACCAGGTCGTCCTGCGGGGCACGGTCAAGGACATGGCGGCCGCCTACCGCGAGCTGTCCGTCGTCGCGATCAGCAGTGAGCGCGAGGGACGCCCGATGGCGCTGGCGGAGGCCGCCGCGTGCGGGGTGCCGTGCGTGAGCTTCGACGTGTCGGGCGGTGTCCGGGAGCTCGTCGACGACGGTGTCACGGGCACCCTGGTGCCGCCGGGCGACGTGCCGGGGCTCGCCGCCGCGTTCGGCGAGCTCATGGACGACGCCGGGCTGCGGCGGCGGTACGGCGAGGCGGGACGCGAGCACGTCGCACGCCTGTCGCTGCCGAGCGTCCTCGACCGGTGGGACGCGGTGTTCGCGGAGATCGAACGCTAG